The following coding sequences are from one Eleginops maclovinus isolate JMC-PN-2008 ecotype Puerto Natales chromosome 11, JC_Emac_rtc_rv5, whole genome shotgun sequence window:
- the mis18a gene encoding protein Mis18-alpha, with protein sequence MTREVKSLNHDQTYLLNTTFETSSAFSGVEKMLFGHAEEEENPEDKPVVFICGKCKLPVGDSMSWDGSDDEPNQIKLKRVSDNVVIGKDTRLHEVNKRSLCLILDLFCRGCQSVLGLIYQSTPKKLDHKRFTFFFNVADIDSYVLGSASQMLAADGPKEQPVTLEYRGIVEQQLKEMKMLIMSLAQRLEEIDTSLQD encoded by the exons ATGACACGAGAAGTGAAGTCGCTAAACCACGATCAGACATACCTTCTAAATACAACGTTTGAAACCAGTTCTGCCTTTTCTGGCGTcgagaaaatgttgtttggccatgcagaggaggaagagaaccCAGAGGACAAACCTGTGGTCTTCATCTGCGGTAAGTGCAAGCTGCCTGTCGGGGATTCAATGTCCTGGGATGGGAGTGACGACGAACCAAACCAGATCAAATTGAAAC GGGTCTCTGACAACGTCGTGATAGGAAAAGACACTCGCCTGCATGAAGTGAACAAACGATCCCTCTG TCTCATCCTAGATCTATTCTGTCGAGGCTGCCAATCTGTGCTCGGCTTGATTTACCAATCAACGCCTAAGAAGCTGGACCACAAgagatttacttttttttttaatgtcgcAGACATTGACAG CTACGTGCTCGGCTCTGCTAGCCAGATGTTGGCAGCAGATGGCCCCAAAGAGCAGCCAGTCACATTGGAGTACAGAGGCATTGTTGAACAACAGCTGAAAGAG ATGAAAATGCTGATCATGTCCTTGGCCCAGAGGCTGGAGGAGATTGACACCAGCCTTCAGGACTGA
- the haus1 gene encoding HAUS augmin-like complex subunit 1 isoform X2, with the protein MCGKINKVNSWLSEVFGDQPVPHFEVNTRTVDILYQLAQSSEARCSDTAFLTEDLKQKASEYQAEGAHLRDVLLQGVGLSCASLSKPASDYLSALVDNAMVLGVRDTSLGSFMPAVNNLTNELLEEEKSNRRLERELRALRKRLGATLVLRGNLQEDINKTIKSQSVESAKAEEKMLNMDFVMAKAKELSCRRARAEAQFVSRNMDKSITHQAIVQLAEEATALKQGIIPLKKKLEPYMDLSPSPSLAQVKIEEAKRELAAIDSQLQMNMDFK; encoded by the exons ATGTGTGGAAAGATCAACAAG GTGAACAGCTGGCTCAGCGAAGTGTTTGGAGATCAGCCGGTGCCACACTTTGAGGTGAACACCAGGACAGTTGACATCCTGTACCAGCTGGCACAGTCCAGTGAAGCCCGGTGCAGTGACACAGCTTTTCTCACAGAAGACTTAAAACAGAAAGCATCAGAGTATCAGGCTGAAG GTGCTCATCTCCGTGATGTTCTTCTACAAGGCGTAGGTCTGTCCTGTGCAAGCTTGTCAAAGCCCGCTTCTGACTACTTGTCTGCTTTAGTGGACAATGCCATGGTGCTTGGAGTCCGAGACACATCACTGGGCAG CTTCATGCCAGCGGTAAACAACCTCACCAATGAACTGCTGGAAGAAGAGAAGTCAAACAGGAGACTTGAGAGGGAACTCAGAGCCCTCAGGAAGAGACTGGGGGCCACTCTGGTGCTGCGGGGCAACTTACAAga GGATATCAACAAAACGATCAAATCTCAGTCAGTGGAGAGCGccaaagcagaggaaaaaatgCTCAACATGGATTTTGTGATGGCAAAGGCTAAAGAGCTCAGCTGCAGACGGGCGAGGGCAGAG GCTCAATTCGTATCCAGGAACATGGACAAGTCTATCACCCACCAGGCTATTGTGCAGCTCGCTGAG GAAGCCACAGCACTGAAACAAGGAATAATCCCCTTGAAAAAGAAACTGGAGCCGTACATGGACTTAAGcccg AGCCCATCCCTTGCTCAAGTGAAAATAGAAGAAGCAAAAAGAGAACTG GCTGCAATTGATTCCCAACTTCAGATGAATATGGATTTCAAGTAA
- the haus1 gene encoding HAUS augmin-like complex subunit 1 isoform X1, translating into MCGKINKVNSWLSEVFGDQPVPHFEVNTRTVDILYQLAQSSEARCSDTAFLTEDLKQKASEYQAEAGAHLRDVLLQGVGLSCASLSKPASDYLSALVDNAMVLGVRDTSLGSFMPAVNNLTNELLEEEKSNRRLERELRALRKRLGATLVLRGNLQEDINKTIKSQSVESAKAEEKMLNMDFVMAKAKELSCRRARAEAQFVSRNMDKSITHQAIVQLAEEATALKQGIIPLKKKLEPYMDLSPSPSLAQVKIEEAKRELAAIDSQLQMNMDFK; encoded by the exons ATGTGTGGAAAGATCAACAAG GTGAACAGCTGGCTCAGCGAAGTGTTTGGAGATCAGCCGGTGCCACACTTTGAGGTGAACACCAGGACAGTTGACATCCTGTACCAGCTGGCACAGTCCAGTGAAGCCCGGTGCAGTGACACAGCTTTTCTCACAGAAGACTTAAAACAGAAAGCATCAGAGTATCAGGCTGAAG CAGGTGCTCATCTCCGTGATGTTCTTCTACAAGGCGTAGGTCTGTCCTGTGCAAGCTTGTCAAAGCCCGCTTCTGACTACTTGTCTGCTTTAGTGGACAATGCCATGGTGCTTGGAGTCCGAGACACATCACTGGGCAG CTTCATGCCAGCGGTAAACAACCTCACCAATGAACTGCTGGAAGAAGAGAAGTCAAACAGGAGACTTGAGAGGGAACTCAGAGCCCTCAGGAAGAGACTGGGGGCCACTCTGGTGCTGCGGGGCAACTTACAAga GGATATCAACAAAACGATCAAATCTCAGTCAGTGGAGAGCGccaaagcagaggaaaaaatgCTCAACATGGATTTTGTGATGGCAAAGGCTAAAGAGCTCAGCTGCAGACGGGCGAGGGCAGAG GCTCAATTCGTATCCAGGAACATGGACAAGTCTATCACCCACCAGGCTATTGTGCAGCTCGCTGAG GAAGCCACAGCACTGAAACAAGGAATAATCCCCTTGAAAAAGAAACTGGAGCCGTACATGGACTTAAGcccg AGCCCATCCCTTGCTCAAGTGAAAATAGAAGAAGCAAAAAGAGAACTG GCTGCAATTGATTCCCAACTTCAGATGAATATGGATTTCAAGTAA
- the eva1c gene encoding protein eva-1 homolog C isoform X3, which yields MRVMSRGLDWSPSLFYLTLLLWTRRMTGLADFSNYLSRIITSHSAQACDGQPLRLHCPRHSTISIQSAFYGSGEAKLCRPDPDPLLRGHNHSCSALTTLQKILSECQSHRDCQLPVNHLLFGKDPCPGTTKYLHVDYKCKPTEHKKHVMCEGETMTLRCRPPKVLIIYAAVYGRSLGQTYTCPSHLTRPPQFECLNHEAVHLVSKSCYSKHKCSVVVGNQTFRDPCFPGTRKYLSVVYSCVVPQTLLREADSYVFSSTSSPTVETEQDLKKPFPKESRRPDNSGDIMSNSLLTYTYIKEHPEMAALLFTSSVCVGLILTLLAVSVRVTCRVSHPRDHRIKPKSASQVVNSKEHDDDEDEEEDDDEEGTESSLISAADRKAIYDWEEVTYVSEAAERAERIERREMIIQEIRMNAYLNGSSC from the exons ATGCGAGTCATGAGCCGCGGACTAGACTGGAGCCCCAGCCTCTTCTACCTGACTTTACTCCTGTGGACCAGACGCATGACTGGACTGGCTGACTTCTCAA ATTACCTGTCCAGGATCATCACCAGCCACTCTGCCCAGGCATGTGACGGACAGCCTCTGCgactgcactgtcctcgtcactCCACCATCTCCATCCAGTCTGCGTTCTACGGAAGTGGGGAAGCCAAGTTGTGTAGACCAGACCCGGACCCTCTGCTCAGAGGCCACAACCACAGCTGTTCTGCTTTGACTACTCTACAG AAGATCCTGTCTGAGTGTCAGAGCCACAGAGATTGCCAGCTGCCTGTCAACCACCTGCTTTTCGGCAAGGACCCCTGTCCTGGCACTACCAAATACCTCCATGTGGACTACAAGTGTAAACCAA CTGAACACAAAAAACACGTGATGTGTGAGGGGGAGACCATGACCCTGCGCTGTAGGCCCCCAAAGGTTCTGATCATCTATGCAGCTGTCTATGGGAGAAGTCTGGGCCAGACTTACACCTGCCCTTCACACCTGACAAGACCACCCCAATTTG AGTGTCTGAACCACGAGGCTGTGCACTTGGTGTCAAAGTCCTGCTACAGCAAACACAAGTGTTCTGTTGTTGTCGGCAACCAGACCTTTAGGGACCCCTGCTTTCCCGGAACCAGGAAGTACCTCAGTGTGGTCTATTCCTGTG TAGTACCACAGACTTTATTAAGAGAGGCAGACTCTTACGTATTCAGCTCTACCTCATCTCCTACTGTGGAAACAGAACAAG ATCTGAAGAAGCCTTTTCCAAAAGAGTCAAGAAGGCCAGACAACTCAGGAGATATTATGAGCAACTCTCTCCTGACCTACACTTATATTAAAG AGCATCCAGAAATGGCAGCGCTGCTCTTcacctccagtgtgtgtgtcggtcTTATTCTCACTCTGCTGGCTGTATCAGTCCGAGTGACATGCAGAGTGAGCCACCCCAGAGATCACAGAATAAAACCCAAGTCTGCTAGCCAGGTTGTCAATAGCAAGGAGCACGAcgatgatgaggatgaagaagaagatgatgacGAAGAGGGAACAGAAAGCTCTTTAATCtcagctgcagacagaaagGCGATATACGACTGGGAGGAAGTGACTTATGTGAGCGAGGCAGCCGAGCGAGCGGAGAGGATCGAGCGCAGGGAGATGATCATACAGGAGATAAGGATGAACGCCTATCTGAACGGCAGCTCATGTTAA
- the eva1c gene encoding protein eva-1 homolog C isoform X1 has protein sequence MRVMSRGLDWSPSLFYLTLLLWTRRMTGLADFSNYLSRIITSHSAQACDGQPLRLHCPRHSTISIQSAFYGSGEAKLCRPDPDPLLRGHNHSCSALTTLQKILSECQSHRDCQLPVNHLLFGKDPCPGTTKYLHVDYKCKPTEHKKHVMCEGETMTLRCRPPKVLIIYAAVYGRSLGQTYTCPSHLTRPPQFECLNHEAVHLVSKSCYSKHKCSVVVGNQTFRDPCFPGTRKYLSVVYSCVVPQTLLREADSYVFSSTSSPTVETEQAPPADLKKPFPKESRRPDNSGDIMSNSLLTYTYIKEHPEMAALLFTSSVCVGLILTLLAVSVRVTCRVSHPRDHRIKPKSASQVVNSKEHDDDEDEEEDDDEEGTESSLISAADRKAIYDWEEVTYVSEAAERAERIERREMIIQEIRMNAYLNGSSC, from the exons ATGCGAGTCATGAGCCGCGGACTAGACTGGAGCCCCAGCCTCTTCTACCTGACTTTACTCCTGTGGACCAGACGCATGACTGGACTGGCTGACTTCTCAA ATTACCTGTCCAGGATCATCACCAGCCACTCTGCCCAGGCATGTGACGGACAGCCTCTGCgactgcactgtcctcgtcactCCACCATCTCCATCCAGTCTGCGTTCTACGGAAGTGGGGAAGCCAAGTTGTGTAGACCAGACCCGGACCCTCTGCTCAGAGGCCACAACCACAGCTGTTCTGCTTTGACTACTCTACAG AAGATCCTGTCTGAGTGTCAGAGCCACAGAGATTGCCAGCTGCCTGTCAACCACCTGCTTTTCGGCAAGGACCCCTGTCCTGGCACTACCAAATACCTCCATGTGGACTACAAGTGTAAACCAA CTGAACACAAAAAACACGTGATGTGTGAGGGGGAGACCATGACCCTGCGCTGTAGGCCCCCAAAGGTTCTGATCATCTATGCAGCTGTCTATGGGAGAAGTCTGGGCCAGACTTACACCTGCCCTTCACACCTGACAAGACCACCCCAATTTG AGTGTCTGAACCACGAGGCTGTGCACTTGGTGTCAAAGTCCTGCTACAGCAAACACAAGTGTTCTGTTGTTGTCGGCAACCAGACCTTTAGGGACCCCTGCTTTCCCGGAACCAGGAAGTACCTCAGTGTGGTCTATTCCTGTG TAGTACCACAGACTTTATTAAGAGAGGCAGACTCTTACGTATTCAGCTCTACCTCATCTCCTACTGTGGAAACAGAACAAG CTCCTCCCGCAGATCTGAAGAAGCCTTTTCCAAAAGAGTCAAGAAGGCCAGACAACTCAGGAGATATTATGAGCAACTCTCTCCTGACCTACACTTATATTAAAG AGCATCCAGAAATGGCAGCGCTGCTCTTcacctccagtgtgtgtgtcggtcTTATTCTCACTCTGCTGGCTGTATCAGTCCGAGTGACATGCAGAGTGAGCCACCCCAGAGATCACAGAATAAAACCCAAGTCTGCTAGCCAGGTTGTCAATAGCAAGGAGCACGAcgatgatgaggatgaagaagaagatgatgacGAAGAGGGAACAGAAAGCTCTTTAATCtcagctgcagacagaaagGCGATATACGACTGGGAGGAAGTGACTTATGTGAGCGAGGCAGCCGAGCGAGCGGAGAGGATCGAGCGCAGGGAGATGATCATACAGGAGATAAGGATGAACGCCTATCTGAACGGCAGCTCATGTTAA
- the eva1c gene encoding protein eva-1 homolog C isoform X2, with product MRVMSRGLDWSPSLFYLTLLLWTRRMTGLADFSNYLSRIITSHSAQACDGQPLRLHCPRHSTISIQSAFYGSGEAKLCRPDPDPLLRGHNHSCSALTTLQKILSECQSHRDCQLPVNHLLFGKDPCPGTTKYLHVDYKCKPTEHKKHVMCEGETMTLRCRPPKVLIIYAAVYGRSLGQTYTCPSHLTRPPQFECLNHEAVHLVSKSCYSKHKCSVVVGNQTFRDPCFPGTRKYLSVVYSCVPQTLLREADSYVFSSTSSPTVETEQAPPADLKKPFPKESRRPDNSGDIMSNSLLTYTYIKEHPEMAALLFTSSVCVGLILTLLAVSVRVTCRVSHPRDHRIKPKSASQVVNSKEHDDDEDEEEDDDEEGTESSLISAADRKAIYDWEEVTYVSEAAERAERIERREMIIQEIRMNAYLNGSSC from the exons ATGCGAGTCATGAGCCGCGGACTAGACTGGAGCCCCAGCCTCTTCTACCTGACTTTACTCCTGTGGACCAGACGCATGACTGGACTGGCTGACTTCTCAA ATTACCTGTCCAGGATCATCACCAGCCACTCTGCCCAGGCATGTGACGGACAGCCTCTGCgactgcactgtcctcgtcactCCACCATCTCCATCCAGTCTGCGTTCTACGGAAGTGGGGAAGCCAAGTTGTGTAGACCAGACCCGGACCCTCTGCTCAGAGGCCACAACCACAGCTGTTCTGCTTTGACTACTCTACAG AAGATCCTGTCTGAGTGTCAGAGCCACAGAGATTGCCAGCTGCCTGTCAACCACCTGCTTTTCGGCAAGGACCCCTGTCCTGGCACTACCAAATACCTCCATGTGGACTACAAGTGTAAACCAA CTGAACACAAAAAACACGTGATGTGTGAGGGGGAGACCATGACCCTGCGCTGTAGGCCCCCAAAGGTTCTGATCATCTATGCAGCTGTCTATGGGAGAAGTCTGGGCCAGACTTACACCTGCCCTTCACACCTGACAAGACCACCCCAATTTG AGTGTCTGAACCACGAGGCTGTGCACTTGGTGTCAAAGTCCTGCTACAGCAAACACAAGTGTTCTGTTGTTGTCGGCAACCAGACCTTTAGGGACCCCTGCTTTCCCGGAACCAGGAAGTACCTCAGTGTGGTCTATTCCTGTG TACCACAGACTTTATTAAGAGAGGCAGACTCTTACGTATTCAGCTCTACCTCATCTCCTACTGTGGAAACAGAACAAG CTCCTCCCGCAGATCTGAAGAAGCCTTTTCCAAAAGAGTCAAGAAGGCCAGACAACTCAGGAGATATTATGAGCAACTCTCTCCTGACCTACACTTATATTAAAG AGCATCCAGAAATGGCAGCGCTGCTCTTcacctccagtgtgtgtgtcggtcTTATTCTCACTCTGCTGGCTGTATCAGTCCGAGTGACATGCAGAGTGAGCCACCCCAGAGATCACAGAATAAAACCCAAGTCTGCTAGCCAGGTTGTCAATAGCAAGGAGCACGAcgatgatgaggatgaagaagaagatgatgacGAAGAGGGAACAGAAAGCTCTTTAATCtcagctgcagacagaaagGCGATATACGACTGGGAGGAAGTGACTTATGTGAGCGAGGCAGCCGAGCGAGCGGAGAGGATCGAGCGCAGGGAGATGATCATACAGGAGATAAGGATGAACGCCTATCTGAACGGCAGCTCATGTTAA
- the eva1c gene encoding protein eva-1 homolog C isoform X4 encodes MRVMSRGLDWSPSLFYLTLLLWTRRMTGLADFSNYLSRIITSHSAQACDGQPLRLHCPRHSTISIQSAFYGSGEAKLCRPDPDPLLRGHNHSCSALTTLQKILSECQSHRDCQLPVNHLLFGKDPCPGTTKYLHVDYKCKPTEHKKHVMCEGETMTLRCRPPKVLIIYAAVYGRSLGQTYTCPSHLTRPPQFECLNHEAVHLVSKSCYSKHKCSVVVGNQTFRDPCFPGTRKYLSVVYSCVPQTLLREADSYVFSSTSSPTVETEQDLKKPFPKESRRPDNSGDIMSNSLLTYTYIKEHPEMAALLFTSSVCVGLILTLLAVSVRVTCRVSHPRDHRIKPKSASQVVNSKEHDDDEDEEEDDDEEGTESSLISAADRKAIYDWEEVTYVSEAAERAERIERREMIIQEIRMNAYLNGSSC; translated from the exons ATGCGAGTCATGAGCCGCGGACTAGACTGGAGCCCCAGCCTCTTCTACCTGACTTTACTCCTGTGGACCAGACGCATGACTGGACTGGCTGACTTCTCAA ATTACCTGTCCAGGATCATCACCAGCCACTCTGCCCAGGCATGTGACGGACAGCCTCTGCgactgcactgtcctcgtcactCCACCATCTCCATCCAGTCTGCGTTCTACGGAAGTGGGGAAGCCAAGTTGTGTAGACCAGACCCGGACCCTCTGCTCAGAGGCCACAACCACAGCTGTTCTGCTTTGACTACTCTACAG AAGATCCTGTCTGAGTGTCAGAGCCACAGAGATTGCCAGCTGCCTGTCAACCACCTGCTTTTCGGCAAGGACCCCTGTCCTGGCACTACCAAATACCTCCATGTGGACTACAAGTGTAAACCAA CTGAACACAAAAAACACGTGATGTGTGAGGGGGAGACCATGACCCTGCGCTGTAGGCCCCCAAAGGTTCTGATCATCTATGCAGCTGTCTATGGGAGAAGTCTGGGCCAGACTTACACCTGCCCTTCACACCTGACAAGACCACCCCAATTTG AGTGTCTGAACCACGAGGCTGTGCACTTGGTGTCAAAGTCCTGCTACAGCAAACACAAGTGTTCTGTTGTTGTCGGCAACCAGACCTTTAGGGACCCCTGCTTTCCCGGAACCAGGAAGTACCTCAGTGTGGTCTATTCCTGTG TACCACAGACTTTATTAAGAGAGGCAGACTCTTACGTATTCAGCTCTACCTCATCTCCTACTGTGGAAACAGAACAAG ATCTGAAGAAGCCTTTTCCAAAAGAGTCAAGAAGGCCAGACAACTCAGGAGATATTATGAGCAACTCTCTCCTGACCTACACTTATATTAAAG AGCATCCAGAAATGGCAGCGCTGCTCTTcacctccagtgtgtgtgtcggtcTTATTCTCACTCTGCTGGCTGTATCAGTCCGAGTGACATGCAGAGTGAGCCACCCCAGAGATCACAGAATAAAACCCAAGTCTGCTAGCCAGGTTGTCAATAGCAAGGAGCACGAcgatgatgaggatgaagaagaagatgatgacGAAGAGGGAACAGAAAGCTCTTTAATCtcagctgcagacagaaagGCGATATACGACTGGGAGGAAGTGACTTATGTGAGCGAGGCAGCCGAGCGAGCGGAGAGGATCGAGCGCAGGGAGATGATCATACAGGAGATAAGGATGAACGCCTATCTGAACGGCAGCTCATGTTAA
- the cfap298 gene encoding cilia- and flagella-associated protein 298 — protein MVQLHVKRGDESQFLFNTTVDSPVETVIQQITAIYNGRLKVDRICSEIPELADHGTTLPPNMQGLTEEQIVELNLNDEWEDKCVPSGGPVLRRDEIGRRNGQAPNDKMKEVLMRTVEEAKALISMKQVQANVCVTMEMIKEALDPLRGAVMIVYPMGLPPHDPIRMEFEDREDLSGTQASLQVVTEDECQLWWAGKEMQRGKKLQDYIGKNEKTKLVVKIQKKGQGAPGREPLVTEEQQKQMMMHQYRRQEELKKLQEGDDDSYLDSEWTDRQALRKQFQGLSNITWGPR, from the exons ATGGTGCAGCTGCATGTGAAGCGTGGAGATGAAAGCCAGTTTCTTTTCAACACCACCGTGGACTCGCCTGTCGAAACAGTGATTCAGCAAATTACAGCCATATACAACGGGAGACTCAAAGTGGACAGGATATGTTCAG AGAtcccagagctggctgaccaTGGCACCACCCTGCCTCCCAACATGCAGGGGTTGACAGAGGAGCAGATTGTGGAGCTGAACTTGAATGATGAATGGGAAGACAAGTGTGTGCCCAGTGGAGGGCCAGTATTGAGGAGGGATGAGATTGGGAGGAGGAATGGACAGG CTCCAAATGATAAGATGAAAGAGGTGTTGATGAGAACTGTGGAAGAGGCAAAGGCACTGATCTCCATG AAACAAGTTCAAGCTAATGTTTGTGTCACCATGGAGATGATAAAGGAAGCCCTAGATCCACTAAGGGGTGCGGTCATGATTGTATACCCAATGGGGCTGCCTCCTCATGATCCTATCAGGATGGAGTTTGAAGACAGGGAAGACCTTTCAGGAACACAG GCATCTCTGCAGGTGGTCACAGAGGATGAGTGCCAGCTATGGTGGGCTGGCAAGGAGatgcagagagggaaaaaacTGCAGGACTACATTggtaaaaatgaaaagacaaagcTTGTGGTCAAAATCCAAAAG AAAGGGCAGGGGGCACCAGGGAGAGAGCCTCTGGTCACTgaggagcagcagaaacagatgaTGATGCATCAATacaggaggcaggaggagcTCAAG AAACTACAGGAGGGAGACGATGATAGCTACCTGGACTCGGagtggacagacagacaggcccTCAGAAAACAGTTTCAAGGCCTCTCAAACATCACATGGGGGCCcagataa